A section of the Phaseolus vulgaris cultivar G19833 chromosome 8, P. vulgaris v2.0, whole genome shotgun sequence genome encodes:
- the LOC137825842 gene encoding uncharacterized protein: MGVGENRSFFATGKPSLPVSNSNSNLNEGGIRRRLSSLSLKIQASTAAGGGASYWSFPRSKSLSSMGDYAGTSIRKWWDWTWAWILSRKPIFAVDLEMNHQETKLLGSHNKGTLRHVIYKMRSEIRKFVASSDHATLPQTYSSSIPSYNA, translated from the coding sequence ATGGGTGTGGGTGAGAACCGGAGCTTCTTCGCCACTGGAAAGCCATCGCTTCCAGTCTCTAACTCAAACTCAAACCTAAATGAAGGAGGCATTCGCCGACGTCTTTCCTCTCTGTCTCTCAAGATCCAAGCCTCCACGGCGGCAGGCGGAGGCGCGTCGTATTGGTCGTTTCCCAGATCCAAGTCCCTTTCATCCATGGGCGACTATGCCGGCACCTCCATCAGGAAATGGTGGGACTGGACCTGGGCTTGGATCCTCTCCAGGAAGCCAATATTTGCTGTGGATCTCGAAATGAACCACCAGGAAACCAAGCTCCTTGGTTCCCACAACAAGGGCACTTTGAGACATGTTATCTATAAGATGCGCTCTGAGATCCGAAAATTCGTAGCTTCTTCTGATCACGCCACACTTCCTCAAACCTACTCCTCCTCAATTCCCTCCTACAACGCTTAA
- the LOC137824366 gene encoding CMP-sialic acid transporter 2-like — translation MEYRKIKDEDEVRDGAIEDVEKSFLLSVPDNTSSSGRETKTDIHRTKAKWKRKSVVTLALTVLTSSQAILIVWSKRAGKYEYSVTTANFMVETLKCAISLVALGRIWKKDGVNEDNRLTSTLDEVIVYPIPAVLYLVKNLLQYYIFAYVDAPGYQILKNFNIISTGVLYRIILKKKLSEIQWAAFVLLTAGCTTAQLNSNSDNVLQTPFQGWVMAIVMALLSGFAGVYTEAIIKKRPSRNINVQNFWLYIFGMCFNCVAMLVQDFDAVMNKGFFHGYSLITVLMIFNHALSGIAVSMVMKYADNIVKVYSTSVAMLLTAVVSVFLFGFHLSLAFFLGTVVVSVAIYLHSVGKTQR, via the exons ATGGAGTACAGGAAAATCAAAGACGAG GATGAAGTTAGGGATGGGGCCATTGAAGACGTTGAAAAATCATTTTTGCTTTCAG TGCCAGATAACACCTCGAGTTCCGGGAGAGAAACCAAAACTGACATCCACAGGACCAAGGCAAAGTGGAAGCGCAA GTCCGTTGTTACACTTGCACTCACTGTTCTTACTAGTTCACAAGCCATTCTAATAGTTTGGTCCAAGAGAGCTGGCAAGTATGAGTACAGTGTCACTACTGCTAACTTTATG GTGGAGACTTTAAAATGTGCTATATCCCTGGTGGCCCTGGGAAGAATATGGAAAAAAGATGGTGTCAATGAGGATAATAG GTTGACTTCAACCTTGGATGAAGTTATAGTGTATCCTATACCAGCCGTACTATACCTTGTCAAAAATTTGCTTCAG TATTACATCTTTGCTTATGTAGATGCTCCAGGCTATCAAATATTAAAGAACTTTAATATTATCAGTACTGGTGTCCTATACAGAATTATACTTAAGAAGAA GTTAAGCGAGATTCAGTGGGCTGCTTTTGTTCTACTCACTGCTGGGTGCACTACTGCTCAGTTGAATTCAAA TTCTGATAATGTTCTTCAAACTCCCTTTCAAGGTTGGGTGATGGCAATC GTCATGGCTCTCTTGAGTGGTTTTGCAGGAGTATATACCGAG GCAATTATTAAAAAGCGTCCTTCACGAAACATAAATGTTCAGAACTTCTGGTTGTATATCTTTGGCATGTGCTTCAATTGTGTTGCAATGTTGGTTCAAGACTTTGATGCGGTGATGAACAA GGGATTCTTCCATGGATATTCACTCATTACAGTTCTCATGATTTTCAACCATGCACTCAG TGGAATTGCTGTATCAATGGTAATGAAGTATGCTGACAACATTGTCAAA GTGTATTCTACTTCAGTTGcaatgcttcttacagcagtTGTTTCTGTGTTCCTTTTTGGCTTCCATCTCTCCCTCGCCTTCTTCCTGGGCACAGT TGTTGTCTCTGTTGCAATTTATCTACACTCTGTTGGGAAGACGCAAAGATAA
- the LOC137824088 gene encoding chloride channel protein CLC-e isoform X3: MVGIGCMAGVGVYHPSWLHNRIRIISSKSEEEAVKVKRWCSLFSVSGYETRHRCRPRPRRPCCLPESRDGGEEGSSTWERLELEWKLLSRRIGDSGIFSSCLVGLLTGVAVVLFNYAVHEIRDLFWDGIPNRGASWLREAPIETTWARVVLVPAFGGATVSVLNLLRTRFDSSLQQDPLLRTPSAYLKSASRPFLKAMAASVTLGTGNSLGPEGPSVDIGTSIAKGLGPFFHNNGKSSGRMLSLLASGSAAGLSAGFNAAVAGCFFAVESVLWPSPANASLPLTNNTSMVILSAVIASVVSEIGLGSQPAFKVPDYDFRSPGELPLYLLLGILCGLVSLALSRCTSYMLTIVDNLHKATGIPRASFPLLGGLSVGLIALIYPEILYWGFENVDILLESRPFVKGLSTDLLLQLIAVKIVATSLCRASGLVGGYYAPSLFIGGATGMAYGKLINFAFAESNPMINLSVLEVASPQAYGLVGMAATLAGVCQVPLTAVLLLFELTQDYRIVLPLLGAVGLSSWISSVQTKRDDRGAKKVELENSNSTSLSEISSPSSIESSAGNTFAAPYMTNFCQVESSLCVEDDTVETTYIVRKTFVSEAMKTRYVTVSMCTLLTEVIDLMIAEKQSCAVIVDTDDTLIGFLTLRDIQEYGKFAKARSKKHKGLLVSELCLLDGEICNVPWTATPDMELLYAQMIMKERGFNQVPVVRNIYERTYPVGIIDPESISLTCSCSALATRQTLS; encoded by the exons ATGGTTGGCATAGGATGCATGGCGGGAGTAGGAGTTTATCACCCCAGCTGGCTGCATAATCGAATTCGAATTATCTCTTCTAAATCTGAAGAAGAAGCAGTAAAAGTAAAACGGTGGTGCTCCTTGTTCTCTGTTTCTGGATACGAGACTCGTCATCGGTGCAGGCCCAGGCCCAGGCGCCCGTGTTGTTTGCCTGAGAGTAGAGACGGTGGGGAGGAGGGAAGCTCTACTTGGGAGCGACTAGAGTTAGAGTGGAAGCTCCTCAGCAGAAGGATTGGAGATTCCGGAATATTTTCTTCGTGTTTGGTCGGTCTCCTCACCGGCGTCGCTGTCGTGCTCTTCAATTATGCT GTCCATGAAATTCGTGATTTGTTCTGGGATGGGATTCCCAATCGAGGCGCCTCATGGTTGAGAGAAGCGCCGATTGAGACAACATGGGCACGTGTAGTACTAGTGCCTGCTTTCGGAGGCGCCACCGTGTCTGTGCTGAACCTCCTTCGTACACGTTTTGATTCCTCTCTCCAACAAGATCCTTTACTCCGAACACCTTCTGCCTACCTCAAGTCTGCTTCCCGCCCTTTTCTAAAGGCCATGGCAGCTTCTGTTACTTTAGGCACCGGCAATTCCTTGGGTCCGGAGGGTCCCAGCGTCGACATTGGCACTTCCATTGCCAAAGGCCTCGGTCCTTTCTTTCACAACAATGGAAAGAGTTCCGGCAGAATGCTCTCCCTTCTCGCTTCTGGATCTGCCGCTGGCCTCTCTGCCG GTTTCAATGCTGCTGTTGCCGGTTGCTTTTTTGCTGTCGAGTCTGTCTTGTGGCCATCGCCTGCAAATGCATCTTTACCACTTACAAATAATACTTCCATGGTCATACTAAGTGCTGTCATAGCTTCTGTTGTTTCTGAGATTGGCCTTGGCTCTCAACCAGCCTTTAAAGTTCCAGATTATGACTTCCGGTCTCCCGGTG AGCTCCCGCTGTATCTATTGCTGGGTATTTTATGTGGCCTGGTGTCATTGGCCCTATCTAGGTGTACGTCATATATGTTGACTATTGTTGACAATCTGCACAAGGCCACTGGCATTCCAAGAGCTTCATTCCCTTTATTGGGAGGCTTATCGGTTGGGTTGATAGCATTGATATATCCTGAAATCCTCTACTGGGGTTTTGAGAATGTTGACATTTTATTAGAATCTCGGCCATTTGTTAAAGGCCTTTCCACTGATCTATTGCTTCAGCTAATAGCCGTCAAGATAGTTGCAACTTCTCTGTGCAGGGCTTCTGGATTAGTGGGGGGGTATTATGCCCCGTCTCTCTTTATTGGTGGTGCAACTGGGATGGCTTAtggaaaattaattaattttgctTTTGCTGAGTCTAATCCCATGATTAACCTCTCTGTGTTGGAAGTGGCATCACCACAAGCTTATGGCCTG GTTGGAATGGCTGCAACTCTTGCAGGAGTTTGTCAAGTGCCACTTACTGCAGTCTTGCTTCTGTTTGAATTAACACAGGACTATCGGATTGTTCTGCCACTGCTTGGAGCTGTAGGGTTGTCTTCGTGGATTTCATCTGTACAGACAAAAAGAGATGACAGAGGGGCAAAAAAGGTtgaattggaaaattcaaattCTACTTCACTTTCTGAAATATCCTCTCCTAGTTCAATTGAGTCATCTGCTGGCAATACCTTTGCTGCGCCATATATGACTAATTTTTGTCAAGTGGAAAGTTCTCTTTGTGTAGAGGATGATACTGTTGAAACAACATATATTGTAAGGAAAACATTTGTTTCAGAAGCCATGAAGACGAGATACGTGACGGTTTCAATGTGCACACTACTTACAGAAGTAATAGATCTCATGATTGCAGAGAAACAGTCCTGTGCAGTAATTGTTGATACTGATGATACATTAATCGGTTTCTTGACACTTAGAGACATTCAAGAGTATGGTAAATTTGCAAAAGCAAGAAGCAAAAAACACAAG GGGCTTTTAGTTTCTGAATTATGCCTTTTAGATGGAGAAATATGCAACGTACCATGGACAGCTACACCTGACATGGAACTTCTTTATGCTCAAATGATTATGAAGGAGCGCGGATTCAATCAAGTTCCAGTCGTGAGGAATATCTATGAAAGAACATATCCAGTTGGCATTATAGACCCTGAGAGTATCAGTCTAACATGCAG TTGCAGTGCTTTGGCCACCAGACAAACCCTCAGCTAA
- the LOC137824088 gene encoding chloride channel protein CLC-e isoform X1 — MVGIGCMAGVGVYHPSWLHNRIRIISSKSEEEAVKVKRWCSLFSVSGYETRHRCRPRPRRPCCLPESRDGGEEGSSTWERLELEWKLLSRRIGDSGIFSSCLVGLLTGVAVVLFNYAVHEIRDLFWDGIPNRGASWLREAPIETTWARVVLVPAFGGATVSVLNLLRTRFDSSLQQDPLLRTPSAYLKSASRPFLKAMAASVTLGTGNSLGPEGPSVDIGTSIAKGLGPFFHNNGKSSGRMLSLLASGSAAGLSAGFNAAVAGCFFAVESVLWPSPANASLPLTNNTSMVILSAVIASVVSEIGLGSQPAFKVPDYDFRSPGELPLYLLLGILCGLVSLALSRCTSYMLTIVDNLHKATGIPRASFPLLGGLSVGLIALIYPEILYWGFENVDILLESRPFVKGLSTDLLLQLIAVKIVATSLCRASGLVGGYYAPSLFIGGATGMAYGKLINFAFAESNPMINLSVLEVASPQAYGLFLLQVGMAATLAGVCQVPLTAVLLLFELTQDYRIVLPLLGAVGLSSWISSVQTKRDDRGAKKVELENSNSTSLSEISSPSSIESSAGNTFAAPYMTNFCQVESSLCVEDDTVETTYIVRKTFVSEAMKTRYVTVSMCTLLTEVIDLMIAEKQSCAVIVDTDDTLIGFLTLRDIQEYGKFAKARSKKHKGLLVSELCLLDGEICNVPWTATPDMELLYAQMIMKERGFNQVPVVRNIYERTYPVGIIDPESISLTCSCSALATRQTLS; from the exons ATGGTTGGCATAGGATGCATGGCGGGAGTAGGAGTTTATCACCCCAGCTGGCTGCATAATCGAATTCGAATTATCTCTTCTAAATCTGAAGAAGAAGCAGTAAAAGTAAAACGGTGGTGCTCCTTGTTCTCTGTTTCTGGATACGAGACTCGTCATCGGTGCAGGCCCAGGCCCAGGCGCCCGTGTTGTTTGCCTGAGAGTAGAGACGGTGGGGAGGAGGGAAGCTCTACTTGGGAGCGACTAGAGTTAGAGTGGAAGCTCCTCAGCAGAAGGATTGGAGATTCCGGAATATTTTCTTCGTGTTTGGTCGGTCTCCTCACCGGCGTCGCTGTCGTGCTCTTCAATTATGCT GTCCATGAAATTCGTGATTTGTTCTGGGATGGGATTCCCAATCGAGGCGCCTCATGGTTGAGAGAAGCGCCGATTGAGACAACATGGGCACGTGTAGTACTAGTGCCTGCTTTCGGAGGCGCCACCGTGTCTGTGCTGAACCTCCTTCGTACACGTTTTGATTCCTCTCTCCAACAAGATCCTTTACTCCGAACACCTTCTGCCTACCTCAAGTCTGCTTCCCGCCCTTTTCTAAAGGCCATGGCAGCTTCTGTTACTTTAGGCACCGGCAATTCCTTGGGTCCGGAGGGTCCCAGCGTCGACATTGGCACTTCCATTGCCAAAGGCCTCGGTCCTTTCTTTCACAACAATGGAAAGAGTTCCGGCAGAATGCTCTCCCTTCTCGCTTCTGGATCTGCCGCTGGCCTCTCTGCCG GTTTCAATGCTGCTGTTGCCGGTTGCTTTTTTGCTGTCGAGTCTGTCTTGTGGCCATCGCCTGCAAATGCATCTTTACCACTTACAAATAATACTTCCATGGTCATACTAAGTGCTGTCATAGCTTCTGTTGTTTCTGAGATTGGCCTTGGCTCTCAACCAGCCTTTAAAGTTCCAGATTATGACTTCCGGTCTCCCGGTG AGCTCCCGCTGTATCTATTGCTGGGTATTTTATGTGGCCTGGTGTCATTGGCCCTATCTAGGTGTACGTCATATATGTTGACTATTGTTGACAATCTGCACAAGGCCACTGGCATTCCAAGAGCTTCATTCCCTTTATTGGGAGGCTTATCGGTTGGGTTGATAGCATTGATATATCCTGAAATCCTCTACTGGGGTTTTGAGAATGTTGACATTTTATTAGAATCTCGGCCATTTGTTAAAGGCCTTTCCACTGATCTATTGCTTCAGCTAATAGCCGTCAAGATAGTTGCAACTTCTCTGTGCAGGGCTTCTGGATTAGTGGGGGGGTATTATGCCCCGTCTCTCTTTATTGGTGGTGCAACTGGGATGGCTTAtggaaaattaattaattttgctTTTGCTGAGTCTAATCCCATGATTAACCTCTCTGTGTTGGAAGTGGCATCACCACAAGCTTATGGCCTG TTTCTTTTGCAGGTTGGAATGGCTGCAACTCTTGCAGGAGTTTGTCAAGTGCCACTTACTGCAGTCTTGCTTCTGTTTGAATTAACACAGGACTATCGGATTGTTCTGCCACTGCTTGGAGCTGTAGGGTTGTCTTCGTGGATTTCATCTGTACAGACAAAAAGAGATGACAGAGGGGCAAAAAAGGTtgaattggaaaattcaaattCTACTTCACTTTCTGAAATATCCTCTCCTAGTTCAATTGAGTCATCTGCTGGCAATACCTTTGCTGCGCCATATATGACTAATTTTTGTCAAGTGGAAAGTTCTCTTTGTGTAGAGGATGATACTGTTGAAACAACATATATTGTAAGGAAAACATTTGTTTCAGAAGCCATGAAGACGAGATACGTGACGGTTTCAATGTGCACACTACTTACAGAAGTAATAGATCTCATGATTGCAGAGAAACAGTCCTGTGCAGTAATTGTTGATACTGATGATACATTAATCGGTTTCTTGACACTTAGAGACATTCAAGAGTATGGTAAATTTGCAAAAGCAAGAAGCAAAAAACACAAG GGGCTTTTAGTTTCTGAATTATGCCTTTTAGATGGAGAAATATGCAACGTACCATGGACAGCTACACCTGACATGGAACTTCTTTATGCTCAAATGATTATGAAGGAGCGCGGATTCAATCAAGTTCCAGTCGTGAGGAATATCTATGAAAGAACATATCCAGTTGGCATTATAGACCCTGAGAGTATCAGTCTAACATGCAG TTGCAGTGCTTTGGCCACCAGACAAACCCTCAGCTAA
- the LOC137824088 gene encoding chloride channel protein CLC-e isoform X2 gives MVGIGCMAGVGVYHPSWLHNRIRIISSKSEEEAVKVKRWCSLFSVSGYETRHRCRPRPRRPCCLPESRDGGEEGSSTWERLELEWKLLSRRIGDSGIFSSCLVGLLTGVAVVLFNYAVHEIRDLFWDGIPNRGASWLREAPIETTWARVVLVPAFGGATVSVLNLLRTRFDSSLQQDPLLRTPSAYLKSASRPFLKAMAASVTLGTGNSLGPEGPSVDIGTSIAKGLGPFFHNNGKSSGRMLSLLASGSAAGLSAGFNAAVAGCFFAVESVLWPSPANASLPLTNNTSMVILSAVIASVVSEIGLGSQPAFKVPDYDFRSPGELPLYLLLGILCGLVSLALSRCTSYMLTIVDNLHKATGIPRASFPLLGGLSVGLIALIYPEILYWGFENVDILLESRPFVKGLSTDLLLQLIAVKIVATSLCRASGLVGGYYAPSLFIGGATGMAYGKLINFAFAESNPMINLSVLEVASPQAYGLFLLQVGMAATLAGVCQVPLTAVLLLFELTQDYRIVLPLLGAVGLSSWISSVQTKRDDRGAKKVELENSNSTSLSEISSPSSIESSAGNTFAAPYMTNFCQVESSLCVEDDTVETTYIVRKTFVSEAMKTRYVTVSMCTLLTEVIDLMIAEKQSCAVIVDTDDTLIGFLTLRDIQEYGKFAKARSKKHKGLLVSELCLLDGEICNVPWTATPDMELLYAQMIMKERGFNQVPVVRNIYERTYPVGIIDPESISLTCSALATRQTLS, from the exons ATGGTTGGCATAGGATGCATGGCGGGAGTAGGAGTTTATCACCCCAGCTGGCTGCATAATCGAATTCGAATTATCTCTTCTAAATCTGAAGAAGAAGCAGTAAAAGTAAAACGGTGGTGCTCCTTGTTCTCTGTTTCTGGATACGAGACTCGTCATCGGTGCAGGCCCAGGCCCAGGCGCCCGTGTTGTTTGCCTGAGAGTAGAGACGGTGGGGAGGAGGGAAGCTCTACTTGGGAGCGACTAGAGTTAGAGTGGAAGCTCCTCAGCAGAAGGATTGGAGATTCCGGAATATTTTCTTCGTGTTTGGTCGGTCTCCTCACCGGCGTCGCTGTCGTGCTCTTCAATTATGCT GTCCATGAAATTCGTGATTTGTTCTGGGATGGGATTCCCAATCGAGGCGCCTCATGGTTGAGAGAAGCGCCGATTGAGACAACATGGGCACGTGTAGTACTAGTGCCTGCTTTCGGAGGCGCCACCGTGTCTGTGCTGAACCTCCTTCGTACACGTTTTGATTCCTCTCTCCAACAAGATCCTTTACTCCGAACACCTTCTGCCTACCTCAAGTCTGCTTCCCGCCCTTTTCTAAAGGCCATGGCAGCTTCTGTTACTTTAGGCACCGGCAATTCCTTGGGTCCGGAGGGTCCCAGCGTCGACATTGGCACTTCCATTGCCAAAGGCCTCGGTCCTTTCTTTCACAACAATGGAAAGAGTTCCGGCAGAATGCTCTCCCTTCTCGCTTCTGGATCTGCCGCTGGCCTCTCTGCCG GTTTCAATGCTGCTGTTGCCGGTTGCTTTTTTGCTGTCGAGTCTGTCTTGTGGCCATCGCCTGCAAATGCATCTTTACCACTTACAAATAATACTTCCATGGTCATACTAAGTGCTGTCATAGCTTCTGTTGTTTCTGAGATTGGCCTTGGCTCTCAACCAGCCTTTAAAGTTCCAGATTATGACTTCCGGTCTCCCGGTG AGCTCCCGCTGTATCTATTGCTGGGTATTTTATGTGGCCTGGTGTCATTGGCCCTATCTAGGTGTACGTCATATATGTTGACTATTGTTGACAATCTGCACAAGGCCACTGGCATTCCAAGAGCTTCATTCCCTTTATTGGGAGGCTTATCGGTTGGGTTGATAGCATTGATATATCCTGAAATCCTCTACTGGGGTTTTGAGAATGTTGACATTTTATTAGAATCTCGGCCATTTGTTAAAGGCCTTTCCACTGATCTATTGCTTCAGCTAATAGCCGTCAAGATAGTTGCAACTTCTCTGTGCAGGGCTTCTGGATTAGTGGGGGGGTATTATGCCCCGTCTCTCTTTATTGGTGGTGCAACTGGGATGGCTTAtggaaaattaattaattttgctTTTGCTGAGTCTAATCCCATGATTAACCTCTCTGTGTTGGAAGTGGCATCACCACAAGCTTATGGCCTG TTTCTTTTGCAGGTTGGAATGGCTGCAACTCTTGCAGGAGTTTGTCAAGTGCCACTTACTGCAGTCTTGCTTCTGTTTGAATTAACACAGGACTATCGGATTGTTCTGCCACTGCTTGGAGCTGTAGGGTTGTCTTCGTGGATTTCATCTGTACAGACAAAAAGAGATGACAGAGGGGCAAAAAAGGTtgaattggaaaattcaaattCTACTTCACTTTCTGAAATATCCTCTCCTAGTTCAATTGAGTCATCTGCTGGCAATACCTTTGCTGCGCCATATATGACTAATTTTTGTCAAGTGGAAAGTTCTCTTTGTGTAGAGGATGATACTGTTGAAACAACATATATTGTAAGGAAAACATTTGTTTCAGAAGCCATGAAGACGAGATACGTGACGGTTTCAATGTGCACACTACTTACAGAAGTAATAGATCTCATGATTGCAGAGAAACAGTCCTGTGCAGTAATTGTTGATACTGATGATACATTAATCGGTTTCTTGACACTTAGAGACATTCAAGAGTATGGTAAATTTGCAAAAGCAAGAAGCAAAAAACACAAG GGGCTTTTAGTTTCTGAATTATGCCTTTTAGATGGAGAAATATGCAACGTACCATGGACAGCTACACCTGACATGGAACTTCTTTATGCTCAAATGATTATGAAGGAGCGCGGATTCAATCAAGTTCCAGTCGTGAGGAATATCTATGAAAGAACATATCCAGTTGGCATTATAGACCCTGAGAGTATCAGTCTAACATGCAG TGCTTTGGCCACCAGACAAACCCTCAGCTAA
- the LOC137824088 gene encoding chloride channel protein CLC-e isoform X4, producing MVGIGCMAGVGVYHPSWLHNRIRIISSKSEEEAVKVKRWCSLFSVSGYETRHRCRPRPRRPCCLPESRDGGEEGSSTWERLELEWKLLSRRIGDSGIFSSCLVGLLTGVAVVLFNYAVHEIRDLFWDGIPNRGASWLREAPIETTWARVVLVPAFGGATVSVLNLLRTRFDSSLQQDPLLRTPSAYLKSASRPFLKAMAASVTLGTGNSLGPEGPSVDIGTSIAKGLGPFFHNNGKSSGRMLSLLASGSAAGLSAGFNAAVAGCFFAVESVLWPSPANASLPLTNNTSMVILSAVIASVVSEIGLGSQPAFKVPDYDFRSPGELPLYLLLGILCGLVSLALSRCTSYMLTIVDNLHKATGIPRASFPLLGGLSVGLIALIYPEILYWGFENVDILLESRPFVKGLSTDLLLQLIAVKIVATSLCRASGLVGGYYAPSLFIGGATGMAYGKLINFAFAESNPMINLSVLEVASPQAYGLVGMAATLAGVCQVPLTAVLLLFELTQDYRIVLPLLGAVGLSSWISSVQTKRDDRGAKKVELENSNSTSLSEISSPSSIESSAGNTFAAPYMTNFCQVESSLCVEDDTVETTYIVRKTFVSEAMKTRYVTVSMCTLLTEVIDLMIAEKQSCAVIVDTDDTLIGFLTLRDIQEYGKFAKARSKKHKGLLVSELCLLDGEICNVPWTATPDMELLYAQMIMKERGFNQVPVVRNIYERTYPVGIIDPESISLTCSALATRQTLS from the exons ATGGTTGGCATAGGATGCATGGCGGGAGTAGGAGTTTATCACCCCAGCTGGCTGCATAATCGAATTCGAATTATCTCTTCTAAATCTGAAGAAGAAGCAGTAAAAGTAAAACGGTGGTGCTCCTTGTTCTCTGTTTCTGGATACGAGACTCGTCATCGGTGCAGGCCCAGGCCCAGGCGCCCGTGTTGTTTGCCTGAGAGTAGAGACGGTGGGGAGGAGGGAAGCTCTACTTGGGAGCGACTAGAGTTAGAGTGGAAGCTCCTCAGCAGAAGGATTGGAGATTCCGGAATATTTTCTTCGTGTTTGGTCGGTCTCCTCACCGGCGTCGCTGTCGTGCTCTTCAATTATGCT GTCCATGAAATTCGTGATTTGTTCTGGGATGGGATTCCCAATCGAGGCGCCTCATGGTTGAGAGAAGCGCCGATTGAGACAACATGGGCACGTGTAGTACTAGTGCCTGCTTTCGGAGGCGCCACCGTGTCTGTGCTGAACCTCCTTCGTACACGTTTTGATTCCTCTCTCCAACAAGATCCTTTACTCCGAACACCTTCTGCCTACCTCAAGTCTGCTTCCCGCCCTTTTCTAAAGGCCATGGCAGCTTCTGTTACTTTAGGCACCGGCAATTCCTTGGGTCCGGAGGGTCCCAGCGTCGACATTGGCACTTCCATTGCCAAAGGCCTCGGTCCTTTCTTTCACAACAATGGAAAGAGTTCCGGCAGAATGCTCTCCCTTCTCGCTTCTGGATCTGCCGCTGGCCTCTCTGCCG GTTTCAATGCTGCTGTTGCCGGTTGCTTTTTTGCTGTCGAGTCTGTCTTGTGGCCATCGCCTGCAAATGCATCTTTACCACTTACAAATAATACTTCCATGGTCATACTAAGTGCTGTCATAGCTTCTGTTGTTTCTGAGATTGGCCTTGGCTCTCAACCAGCCTTTAAAGTTCCAGATTATGACTTCCGGTCTCCCGGTG AGCTCCCGCTGTATCTATTGCTGGGTATTTTATGTGGCCTGGTGTCATTGGCCCTATCTAGGTGTACGTCATATATGTTGACTATTGTTGACAATCTGCACAAGGCCACTGGCATTCCAAGAGCTTCATTCCCTTTATTGGGAGGCTTATCGGTTGGGTTGATAGCATTGATATATCCTGAAATCCTCTACTGGGGTTTTGAGAATGTTGACATTTTATTAGAATCTCGGCCATTTGTTAAAGGCCTTTCCACTGATCTATTGCTTCAGCTAATAGCCGTCAAGATAGTTGCAACTTCTCTGTGCAGGGCTTCTGGATTAGTGGGGGGGTATTATGCCCCGTCTCTCTTTATTGGTGGTGCAACTGGGATGGCTTAtggaaaattaattaattttgctTTTGCTGAGTCTAATCCCATGATTAACCTCTCTGTGTTGGAAGTGGCATCACCACAAGCTTATGGCCTG GTTGGAATGGCTGCAACTCTTGCAGGAGTTTGTCAAGTGCCACTTACTGCAGTCTTGCTTCTGTTTGAATTAACACAGGACTATCGGATTGTTCTGCCACTGCTTGGAGCTGTAGGGTTGTCTTCGTGGATTTCATCTGTACAGACAAAAAGAGATGACAGAGGGGCAAAAAAGGTtgaattggaaaattcaaattCTACTTCACTTTCTGAAATATCCTCTCCTAGTTCAATTGAGTCATCTGCTGGCAATACCTTTGCTGCGCCATATATGACTAATTTTTGTCAAGTGGAAAGTTCTCTTTGTGTAGAGGATGATACTGTTGAAACAACATATATTGTAAGGAAAACATTTGTTTCAGAAGCCATGAAGACGAGATACGTGACGGTTTCAATGTGCACACTACTTACAGAAGTAATAGATCTCATGATTGCAGAGAAACAGTCCTGTGCAGTAATTGTTGATACTGATGATACATTAATCGGTTTCTTGACACTTAGAGACATTCAAGAGTATGGTAAATTTGCAAAAGCAAGAAGCAAAAAACACAAG GGGCTTTTAGTTTCTGAATTATGCCTTTTAGATGGAGAAATATGCAACGTACCATGGACAGCTACACCTGACATGGAACTTCTTTATGCTCAAATGATTATGAAGGAGCGCGGATTCAATCAAGTTCCAGTCGTGAGGAATATCTATGAAAGAACATATCCAGTTGGCATTATAGACCCTGAGAGTATCAGTCTAACATGCAG TGCTTTGGCCACCAGACAAACCCTCAGCTAA